From Candidatus Omnitrophota bacterium, the proteins below share one genomic window:
- a CDS encoding aspartate dehydrogenase, with translation RRDIEITMVKVGIIGCGTIGSRIAAHIDGKLRGRARVTVLSDADDKKAKSLSAGLKARPRVASIQGLISSVDLVIEAASAKISGDIASRSVNAGRDVMVMSTGGLLKDYKALFKLAEKKKSRIYLPSGAICGLDGLKAAKLSKIKKVTLTTRKPPEGFRGAPYVVKHNIDLGKIKTDKVLFEGDAFKAMEGFPANINVAATLSLCGIGPGKTRVKIIASPSIKRNIHEIEAEGAFGRLTARTENVPSPGNPKTSYMAVLSAMATLDGILGKVKIGT, from the coding sequence CGGCGGGATATTGAAATAACCATGGTAAAAGTCGGCATAATAGGCTGCGGCACGATCGGTTCGAGGATAGCCGCGCATATAGACGGCAAATTAAGAGGCAGGGCGAGAGTCACCGTTCTTTCTGATGCGGATGATAAGAAGGCAAAAAGCCTTTCCGCCGGGTTGAAAGCAAGGCCCAGGGTCGCATCGATACAGGGCTTGATAAGTTCCGTGGACCTGGTCATCGAGGCCGCCTCCGCCAAAATTTCGGGCGATATAGCGAGTCGGTCGGTAAACGCCGGAAGGGATGTCATGGTGATGAGCACCGGCGGCCTGCTCAAAGATTATAAGGCGTTATTTAAACTCGCGGAGAAGAAGAAGTCGCGGATCTATCTTCCGAGCGGCGCGATATGCGGGCTTGACGGGCTCAAGGCCGCGAAGTTATCCAAGATAAAAAAGGTCACGCTGACCACAAGGAAGCCGCCCGAGGGATTCAGGGGCGCTCCGTATGTGGTCAAACATAATATAGACCTGGGGAAGATAAAGACAGATAAAGTCCTTTTTGAGGGCGACGCGTTCAAGGCGATGGAAGGTTTTCCCGCGAACATAAACGTCGCGGCGACATTGAGCCTGTGCGGCATCGGCCCGGGCAAGACGAGGGTCAAGATAATCGCTTCCCCGTCGATAAAAAGGAACATACACGAGATAGAGGCGGAAGGCGCGTTCGGAAGGCTTACCGCAAGGACAGAGAACGTCCCTTCGCCGGGCAACCCGAAGACGAGTTATATGGCGGTGCTTTCCGCCATGGCTACTCTGGACGGGATCCTGGGGAAGGTCAAGATAGGGACATAA
- the uvrA gene encoding excinuclease ABC subunit UvrA — MDKGYIHIQGARVHNLKNVSLKLPRNKLIVFTGLSGSGKSSLAFDTIYAEGQRRYIDSLSAYARQFLEQLQKPDCDNIEGMSPAISIEQKTAGSNPRSTVGTTTEIYDYLRVLFARIGTAYCYNCGKKIARQSSQEIVDQVLKMPAGTQISILAPKIAGRKGEYKELFKEIKKDGYTRVRVDGRIAELENEIKLDKDKKHSIEIVVDRLAVKPDSKRRLADSIETALKAGSGVLIVNDGRKDRFMSELYACVDCGISYEEPSPRSFSFNSPYGACPVCNGLGTKLEIDADLVIPDRSKPVLESIEAWKRGGRGYLLYYRGVLREVADHYHFDLDSPFNKLNKEIRKIILYGADIEVWGRKFEGVIPQLERLFRETESGFLKEEINKYMSVLPCPKCAGARLRPESLAFKIGGKPINEVTALSVKEARVFFAGLDLSGKEAMIARQSLKEILSRLKFMADVGLDYLTLDRASGTLSGGESQRIRLATQIGSGLVGVVYVLDEPSIGLHQRDNTKLLESLKALRDLGNTLIVVEHDEATIRSADYIVDLGPGAGKHGGKVVCAGTLEEFMKCKDSLTAKYLKKELKIEPKLARRALDGRKSLEIKGAREHNLKDIDVTIPLGVFVCITGVSGSGKSTLIDEILYRSLAQKFYRAKEKPGDFDKITGAENIDKVIVIDQSPIGRTPRSNPATYTGMFSPIRDLFSRLPEAKIRGYRPGRFSFNVKGGRCEACQGDGVIKVEMHFLPDVYVTCEVCKGARFNQQTLEVLYKGHSINDVLKMTVEDALPLFANIPRIREKLQVLNDVGLGYVELGQSATTLSGGEAQRVKLATELSKRSTGRTLYILDEPTTGLHFADVDKLLKVLHALVDQGNTVLVIEHNLDVVKTADYIIDLGPEGGDEGGEVVAAGSPEDVAKNRKSYTGSYLGKLLSQKG; from the coding sequence ATGGATAAAGGATATATACATATACAGGGGGCGAGGGTCCACAACCTCAAGAATGTCTCCCTGAAATTACCAAGGAACAAGCTCATAGTATTTACCGGGCTCTCGGGCTCTGGTAAATCCTCGCTCGCCTTCGATACCATCTATGCCGAAGGACAGAGGAGGTATATCGACAGCCTGTCGGCGTATGCCCGGCAATTCCTGGAACAATTGCAAAAACCGGATTGCGACAACATCGAGGGGATGTCTCCCGCGATATCGATAGAGCAGAAGACCGCCGGCTCTAATCCCCGTTCCACCGTAGGCACCACCACCGAGATATACGATTATTTAAGGGTCCTGTTCGCGCGCATAGGCACGGCTTACTGTTATAACTGCGGGAAGAAGATAGCGAGGCAGTCGTCGCAGGAGATAGTCGACCAGGTCCTGAAGATGCCTGCCGGGACGCAGATCAGCATACTGGCGCCGAAGATAGCGGGAAGGAAAGGGGAATATAAGGAACTTTTTAAGGAGATAAAGAAGGACGGCTATACCCGCGTAAGGGTCGACGGCAGGATCGCGGAGCTGGAGAATGAGATAAAGTTAGACAAGGATAAGAAACATTCCATCGAGATCGTCGTCGACAGGCTGGCGGTCAAGCCCGACTCCAAAAGGAGGCTCGCGGATTCGATAGAGACGGCGCTCAAGGCCGGAAGCGGCGTACTTATAGTCAACGACGGCAGGAAGGACCGGTTCATGAGCGAGCTCTACGCGTGCGTCGATTGCGGGATAAGCTATGAGGAGCCGTCGCCGCGATCATTCTCGTTCAATTCCCCGTACGGGGCCTGCCCGGTCTGCAACGGCCTCGGCACGAAACTCGAGATAGACGCCGACCTTGTTATTCCCGATAGATCCAAGCCTGTCCTGGAATCGATCGAGGCCTGGAAACGCGGCGGGAGAGGGTACCTTTTGTATTACCGCGGCGTATTAAGGGAGGTCGCGGACCATTACCATTTCGATCTCGACTCGCCTTTCAACAAATTAAATAAGGAGATCCGGAAGATAATACTTTATGGAGCGGATATCGAGGTATGGGGCAGGAAGTTCGAGGGAGTCATCCCTCAGCTCGAGAGGCTCTTCCGCGAGACAGAATCCGGATTCCTGAAGGAAGAGATAAATAAATATATGTCTGTCCTGCCGTGCCCCAAATGCGCCGGCGCGAGGCTCAGGCCAGAATCGCTCGCGTTCAAGATCGGCGGCAAACCGATAAACGAAGTGACCGCATTGTCGGTAAAAGAGGCGAGGGTCTTTTTCGCGGGCCTCGACCTCAGCGGAAAAGAGGCGATGATAGCGCGCCAGTCGCTGAAGGAGATCCTCTCGAGGCTCAAGTTCATGGCAGACGTCGGGCTTGATTACCTTACCCTGGACAGGGCCAGCGGAACGCTCTCGGGCGGCGAATCCCAGCGGATACGGCTCGCTACGCAGATCGGCTCAGGCCTGGTCGGAGTCGTCTATGTCCTCGATGAGCCGTCTATAGGCCTCCACCAACGCGATAACACAAAATTACTCGAAAGCCTCAAGGCTCTGAGGGACTTAGGCAACACCCTTATAGTCGTGGAGCATGATGAGGCGACCATAAGGAGCGCCGATTACATCGTCGATCTCGGGCCGGGCGCGGGGAAGCACGGGGGAAAGGTCGTCTGCGCCGGGACGCTCGAAGAGTTCATGAAATGCAAGGATTCCCTTACCGCGAAATACCTGAAAAAGGAACTTAAGATCGAGCCGAAGCTTGCCAGGAGGGCTCTCGATGGAAGGAAATCCCTGGAAATAAAAGGCGCGCGCGAACATAACCTGAAAGATATAGACGTCACTATCCCGCTCGGGGTGTTCGTCTGCATCACCGGGGTGTCCGGATCAGGCAAATCCACCCTGATAGACGAGATTCTCTACAGGTCGCTCGCGCAAAAGTTTTACAGGGCGAAAGAGAAGCCCGGGGATTTTGACAAAATAACAGGGGCCGAAAATATAGACAAGGTCATAGTCATCGACCAGTCGCCTATCGGCCGTACGCCGCGCTCGAACCCCGCGACTTATACGGGAATGTTCTCCCCGATCCGCGACCTCTTCAGCAGGTTGCCTGAGGCGAAGATAAGGGGCTACAGGCCGGGCAGGTTCAGTTTTAACGTCAAGGGCGGCAGGTGCGAGGCCTGCCAGGGCGACGGCGTTATAAAAGTCGAGATGCATTTCCTGCCCGATGTCTATGTCACATGCGAGGTATGCAAAGGGGCGCGGTTCAACCAGCAGACTCTCGAGGTCCTTTACAAAGGACATTCGATAAACGACGTCCTTAAAATGACGGTCGAGGACGCCCTGCCGTTATTCGCGAATATCCCGAGGATAAGGGAGAAACTGCAGGTCCTAAACGATGTAGGCCTGGGCTATGTGGAGCTTGGGCAGTCCGCGACGACGCTCTCAGGCGGCGAGGCGCAGAGGGTGAAGCTCGCTACTGAGCTCTCTAAACGCTCCACAGGAAGGACTCTTTATATCCTGGACGAGCCCACGACCGGCCTGCATTTCGCGGATGTCGACAAACTTCTAAAAGTGCTGCATGCCCTTGTAGACCAAGGAAATACGGTCCTGGTCATAGAGCATAACCTTGATGTGGTCAAGACCGCTGATTATATAATTGATCTCGGCCCTGAGGGCGGCGATGAAGGAGGGGAAGTCGTCGCCGCGGGCAGCCCCGAAGATGTCGCGAAGAACAGGAAGTCGTATACTGGCAGTTACCTGGGTAAGTTATTGTCCCAAAAAGGTTGA